In Bubalus kerabau isolate K-KA32 ecotype Philippines breed swamp buffalo chromosome 4, PCC_UOA_SB_1v2, whole genome shotgun sequence, one DNA window encodes the following:
- the LOC129649463 gene encoding olfactory receptor 3A2-like: MEPESGANGTAVTEFILLGLVETPGLRPAVFVLFLFAYLVTVGGNLSILAAILVEPRLHTPMYFFLGNLSVLDIGCITVTVPSMLGRLLSHKHTVPYAACLTQLFFFHQLAGVDCFLLTAMAYDRFLAICRPLTYSTCMSQTVQRILVAVSWACAFSNALTHTVAISTLNFCGPNVINHFYCDLPQLFQLSCSSTQLNELLLFGLGVLMAGVPVILIVTSYIHVAAAVLRIRSVEGRKKAFSTCGSHLTVVGIFYGTGVFSYMRLGSVEASDKDKGIGILNTIISPMLNPLIYSLRNPDVQGALRRVFMGKRAFA, from the coding sequence ATGGAGCCAGAATCTGGGGCCAATGGAACAGCTGTTACTGAGTTCATCCTGCTGGGTTTGGTGGAGACGCCAGGGCTGCGGCCAGCTGTCTTTGTACTCTTCCTCTTTGCCTACCTGGTCACAGTCGGGGGCAACCTCAGCATCCTGGCAGCCATCTTGGTGGAGCCCagactccacacccccatgtacttcttcctggggAACCTATCAGTGCTGGACATTGGGTGCATCACCGTCACCGTTCCCTCGATGCTGGGCCGTCTCTTGTCCCACAAGCACACAGTTCCCTATGCAGCCTGCCTCACACAGCTTTTCTTCTTCCATCAGCTGGCTGGTGTGGACTGCTTCTTGTTGACAGCCATGGCCTATGACCGATTCCTGGCCATCTGCCGACCCCTCACTTACAGCACCTGCATGAGCCAGACAGTCCAGAGGATACTGGTGGCTGTGTCCTGGGCTTGTGCCTTCTCAAATGCACTGACCCACACTGTAGCCATATCCACACTCAACTTCTGTGGTCCCAATGTGATCAACCACTTCTACTGTGACCTCCCACAGCTCTTCCAGCTCTCCTGCTCCAGCACTCAGCTCAACGAGCTGCTGCTCTTTGGTCTGGGTGTCCTCATGGCAGGTGTACCCGTGATTCTCATCGTCACCTCCTACATCCATGTGGCAGCTGCAGTCCTGCGGATCCGCTCAGTGgagggcaggaagaaagcctTCTCCACGTGTGGCTCCCACCTCACTGTGGTGGGCATCTTCTATGGCACAGGCGTCTTCAGCTACATGAGGCTAGGCTCAGTGGAGGCTTCGGACAAGGACAAGGGGATTGGCATCCTCAACACCATCATCAGTCCCATGCTGAACCCACTCATCTACAGCCTCCGGAACCCTGATGTGCAGGGCGCCCTAAGGAGGGTGTTCATGGGGAAGCGAGCCTTTGCATGA
- the LOC129649462 gene encoding olfactory receptor 3A1 produces the protein MQPKPRANGTAVAEFILLGLVETPGLRPAVFVLFLFAYLVTVGGKLSILAAILVEPKLHTPMYFFLGNLSVLDIGCITVTIPSMLGHLLSHKHTVPYAACLTQLFFFHLLVGVDCFLLTAMAYDRFLAICRPLTYSTRMSQTVQRILVAVSWACAFSNALTHTVAISTLNFCGPNVINHFYCDLPQLFQLSCSSTQLNELLLFGVGFIMAGTPLALVVTSYIHVAAAVLGIRSVEGRKKAFSTCGSHLTVVTIFYGSGIFNYMRLGSAKLSDKDKAVGIFNTVANPMLNPIIYSLRNPDVQGALRQVIKGRWSLE, from the coding sequence ATGCAGCCAAAACCCAGAGCCAATGGAACAGCTGTTGCTGAGTTCATCCTGCTGGGTTTGGTGGAGACGCCAGGGCTGCGGCCAGCTGTCTTTGTACTCTTCCTCTTTGCCTACCTTGTCACTGTTGGGGGCAAGCTCAGCATCCTGGCAGCCATCTTGGTGGAGCCCaaactccacacccccatgtacttcttcctggggAACCTATCAGTGCTGGACATTGGGTGCATCACCGTCACCATTCCCTCGATGCTGGGTCATCTCTTGTCCCACAAGCACACAGTTCCCTATGCAGCCTGCCTCACACAGCTCTTCTTCTTCCACCTCCTGGTTGGAGTGGACTGCTTCTTGTTGACAGCCATGGCCTATGACCGATTCCTGGCCATCTGCCGACCCCTCACTTACAGCACCCGCATGAGCCAGACAGTCCAGAGGATACTGGTGGCTGTGTCCTGGGCTTGTGCCTTCTCAAATGCACTGACCCACACTGTAGCCATATCCACACTCAACTTCTGTGGTCCCAATGTGATCAACCACTTCTACTGTGACCTCCCACAGCTCTTCCAGCTCTCCTGCTCCAGCACCCAGCTCAACGAGCTGCTGCTCTTTGGCGTGGGTTTCATAATGGCAGGTACCCCCCTGGCTCTTGTTGTCACCTCCTACATCCATGTGGCTGCTGCGGTTCTAGGAATTCGCTCAgtggaaggcaggaagaaagcctTCTCCACGTGTGGCTCCCATCTCACTGTGGTTACCATATTCTATGGTTCAGGTATCTTTAACTACATGCGACTAGGTTCAGCCAAGCTTTCAGATAAGGATAAAGCTGTTGGAATTTTTAACACTGTAGCCAACCCCATGCTGAATCCAATCATCTACAGCCTCAGGAACCCTGATGTTCAGGGTGCCCTCCGGCAGGTGATCAAGGGGAGGTGGTCACTGGAGTGA
- the LOC129649464 gene encoding olfactory receptor 3A2 encodes MQPEAGTNRTAVTEFILLGLVETENLQPMVFVLFLFAYLVTVGGNLSILAAILVEPKLHTPMYFFLGNLSALDIGCITVTVPAMLGRLLSHKRTVPYAACLSQLFFFHLLAGMDCFLLTAMAYDRFLAICRPLTYGTRMSQTVQRILVAVSWACAFTNALTHTIALTTLNFCGPNKVNHFYCDLPQLFQLSCSSTQLNELLLFGVGFIMAGTPVVLIISSYIHVAAAVLRIRSAEGRKKAFSTCGSHLTVVCLFYGTGIFNYMRLGSEEASDKDKGVGVFNTVINPMLNPLIYSLRNPDVQGALWRVLVGRRSLT; translated from the coding sequence ATGCAGCCAGAAGCTGGAACCAACAGGACAGCTGTAACTGAATTTATTTTACTGGGCTTAGTGGAAACAGAAAATCTACAGCCTATGGTCTTCGTACTCTTCCTCTTTGCCTACCTGGTCACTGTCGGGGGCAACCTCAGCATCCTGGCTGCCATCTTGGTGGAACCCaaactccacacccccatgtacttcttcctggggAATCTATCGGCGCTGGACATTGGGTGCATCACCGTCACTGTTCCTGCCATGTTGGGCCGTCTCCTGTCCCACAAGCGCACAGTTCCCTATGCAGCCTGCCTCTCCCAGCTCTTCTTCTTCCACCTTCTGGCTGGGATGGACTGCTTCCTGTTGACAGCCATGGCCTATGATCGATTCTTGGCCATCTGCCGACCTCTCACCTACGGCACTCGCATGAGCCAGACGGTCCAGAGGATACTAGTGGCTGTGTCCTGGGCTTGTGCCTTCACCAATGCACTGACGCACACTATTGCCCTAACCACCCTTAACTTCTGTGGTCCCAACAAGGTCAATCACTTCTACTGTGACCTCCCACAGCTCTTCCAGCTCTCCTGCTCCAGCACTCAGCTCAATGAGCTGCTGCTCTTTGGCGTGGGTTTCATAATGGCAGGTACACCTGTGGTTCTCATCATCAGCTCCTACATCCATGTGGCAGCTGCGGTTCTACGAATCCGCTCAGCGgagggcaggaagaaagcctTCTCCACGTGTGGCTCCCACCTCACCGTGGTCTGCCTCTTCTATGGGACTGGTATCTTCAACTACATGCGTCTGGGTTCAGAGGAGGCTTCAGACAAGGATAAGGGAGTTGGAGTTTTCAACACAGTGATCAATCCCATGCTGAACCCACTTATCTACAGCCTTAGAAACCCTGACGTTCAGGGTGCCCTGTGGCGGGTACTTGTAGGGAGGCGGTCACTGACATGA